The following are encoded together in the Bacillus sp. NP157 genome:
- a CDS encoding helix-turn-helix domain-containing protein, whose product MKIAILALDGLFDTGLTVSLDTLSIANNFSSRMTGSRPFEVSVTGVKRKIRTAQGLSISTCPVGDCGTPDWVIVPALATSAPDALVAALGRKDVCKAGEQLREWHAQGASIAASCIGSFILAETGLLDEGEATTTWWLAPLFRQRYPAVALDETRMLVPSGRLVTTGAAMGHLDLALWLVRRVSPDLAAVVSRYLLADIRSSQAPYIIPNHLAQADPLIAQFEKWARDHLKGGFSLQDAARALATSTRTLQRRCEAVLGKSPLSYFQDLRVERARALIQGNELDIESVAAEVGYADGATLRTLLRQRLGRGVRELRGDLQ is encoded by the coding sequence ATGAAGATCGCCATCCTCGCGCTCGACGGCCTGTTCGACACCGGCCTGACCGTTTCCCTCGACACGCTCTCCATCGCGAACAACTTTTCTTCGCGCATGACGGGTAGCCGGCCGTTCGAGGTCTCGGTGACCGGCGTGAAGCGCAAGATCCGCACCGCGCAGGGGCTGTCGATTTCCACGTGTCCCGTAGGCGACTGCGGCACCCCGGACTGGGTTATCGTCCCGGCGCTCGCTACGTCGGCGCCGGATGCGCTGGTCGCTGCGCTCGGCAGGAAGGACGTATGCAAGGCCGGGGAGCAATTGCGTGAGTGGCACGCGCAGGGTGCGAGCATCGCGGCATCGTGCATCGGCTCCTTCATCCTGGCCGAGACCGGTTTGCTCGACGAGGGCGAAGCCACGACCACATGGTGGCTGGCTCCGCTGTTTCGCCAGCGCTACCCGGCCGTCGCGCTGGACGAAACGCGGATGCTGGTGCCTTCCGGCCGGCTGGTCACGACCGGCGCGGCGATGGGGCATCTGGATCTCGCCCTGTGGCTCGTGCGCAGGGTGAGCCCGGACCTCGCCGCCGTCGTCTCGCGCTATCTGCTGGCGGACATTCGTTCTTCGCAGGCGCCCTACATCATCCCCAACCATCTCGCCCAGGCCGACCCGCTCATCGCGCAGTTTGAAAAATGGGCACGCGACCACCTGAAGGGCGGTTTCTCCCTGCAGGACGCCGCCAGAGCCCTCGCGACCAGCACCCGCACGCTGCAACGCCGCTGCGAGGCCGTGCTGGGGAAATCCCCGTTGTCGTATTTCCAGGACCTGCGCGTGGAACGCGCCCGCGCATTGATCCAGGGCAACGAGCTGGACATCGAATCCGTCGCTGCGGAGGTTGGTTATGCGGATGGCGCTACGCTGCGAACATTGCTGCGGCAGAGGCTGGGGCGTGGTGTGCGGGAGTTGCGTGGGGATTTGCAGTAA
- a CDS encoding helix-turn-helix transcriptional regulator codes for MLSRPKLVVHLKALRIAAKLTQAELAERVGVARKTINTVENGVFIPSTLLALQIAEALAIPIADVFQLDRSSSSDE; via the coding sequence ATGCTTAGTCGACCGAAGCTGGTGGTGCATTTGAAGGCACTGCGAATCGCGGCCAAGCTCACGCAAGCCGAATTGGCGGAGCGGGTGGGTGTCGCACGCAAAACCATCAACACCGTCGAAAACGGAGTGTTCATTCCGTCCACCCTTCTTGCGTTGCAGATCGCCGAAGCACTGGCCATACCCATAGCCGATGTCTTCCAGCTTGACCGCTCGTCGTCGAGCGACGAGTAG
- a CDS encoding PAS domain-containing protein, which translates to MNAPDQAELLTLLGTGLAVVGPDLCVTWLNPALGEVLEVGPRTAVGHPLAQLMREPALASQLARTAAEGRGFNLRGVTFGVARGREVTADLSLQPIGDGRVLVEVHPLAADVGAHGTPLSATLRGFAHEVKNPLAGLRGAAQLLERRVADDDLRQLAAMVIAEADRLAALADGLLRHRGAARIGPVNIHELLERLEGLVTAEADAPRVRHDYDPSLPDVTGDGDRLLQVLLNLTRNAAEAGARTITLRTRIEHGARLGERTVRAALRVDVIDDGPGVADDMRDVLFQPLVSGRPDGTGLGLALSREIALEHGGDLRCVSHPGDTVFSLYLPMERPHE; encoded by the coding sequence ATGAATGCACCGGATCAGGCGGAACTGTTGACATTGCTGGGCACGGGGCTTGCCGTGGTGGGCCCGGACCTCTGCGTCACGTGGCTCAACCCGGCCTTGGGCGAGGTGCTCGAAGTCGGCCCACGCACGGCTGTCGGCCACCCGCTGGCCCAGCTCATGCGCGAGCCGGCGCTGGCCAGCCAGCTGGCGCGGACGGCCGCGGAAGGGCGCGGCTTCAACCTCCGCGGCGTCACCTTCGGCGTCGCCAGGGGCCGCGAAGTCACCGCCGACCTGTCGCTGCAGCCGATCGGCGATGGCCGCGTCCTGGTTGAAGTCCATCCGCTCGCTGCCGACGTCGGCGCGCATGGCACGCCACTCTCCGCGACGCTGCGCGGTTTCGCCCACGAAGTGAAGAACCCGCTGGCCGGCCTGCGTGGCGCGGCGCAGCTGCTGGAACGCCGCGTCGCCGACGACGACCTGCGCCAGCTGGCCGCGATGGTGATCGCCGAAGCCGACCGGCTGGCCGCGCTGGCCGATGGCCTGCTACGCCACCGCGGTGCGGCGCGGATCGGGCCGGTCAACATCCATGAACTGCTCGAACGCCTCGAAGGACTGGTCACCGCCGAAGCCGACGCGCCCCGCGTGCGCCACGACTACGACCCGAGCCTCCCGGACGTCACCGGCGATGGCGACCGCCTGTTGCAAGTGCTGCTCAACCTCACCCGTAACGCGGCCGAAGCCGGCGCACGCACGATCACCCTGCGCACGCGCATCGAGCACGGCGCGCGGCTGGGCGAACGCACGGTACGCGCCGCGCTGCGCGTCGACGTCATCGACGATGGCCCCGGTGTCGCCGACGACATGCGCGACGTGTTGTTCCAGCCGCTGGTCAGCGGACGCCCCGATGGCACGGGCCTGGGCCTCGCGCTGTCGCGCGAGATCGCGCTGGAACACGGCGGCGACCTGCGTTGCGTAAGCCATCCGGGCGACACCGTGTTTTCCCTGTACCTGCCGATGGAGCGCCCGCATGAGTGA
- the ntrC gene encoding nitrogen regulation protein NR(I), which produces MSEIWIADDDRGVRFVLAEALRDAGHAVREFSAGDAVRAALEESRPALLVTDVRMPGENGLRLLEDLTRRNIGPVIVMSAFTDVATTAAAYRAGAADYLAKPFDLDQAVETVERALTAANEEISIPPQRGDAHALIGESPAMREVFRLIGRVAASDLNVLITGETGTGKELVARALHEESARAGKPYVALNTAAIPADLLESELFGHEAGAFTGATRRVAGRFEQADAGTLFLDEIGDMPLGLQTRLLRVLAGGEFYRVGGRELMHGNVRIIAATHQDLDARVAQGLFRADLKHRLDVVRIPLPSLRERRGDIPLLARHFLAQASTELNLPSKRFSRGAMKLVEQRDYPGNVRELENLCRRLAVVAPGVEIQAADLGALPARATRSGEWTEALRTWAQDALAQGEIDIHARARDALDKTLLQAALIANDGHRQQAAIALGVGRNTLTRKLGASRKRRPSTDLT; this is translated from the coding sequence ATGAGTGAGATCTGGATCGCCGACGACGATCGCGGCGTGCGCTTCGTGCTCGCGGAAGCCCTGCGCGATGCCGGCCATGCCGTCCGCGAATTCAGCGCGGGCGACGCGGTGCGGGCCGCACTGGAAGAGAGCCGGCCGGCCCTGCTGGTGACCGACGTGCGCATGCCCGGCGAGAACGGCTTGCGCCTGCTCGAAGACCTCACCCGGCGGAACATCGGTCCGGTGATCGTCATGAGCGCGTTCACCGACGTCGCGACGACGGCCGCGGCGTATCGCGCGGGCGCGGCGGACTACCTGGCCAAGCCGTTCGACCTCGACCAGGCGGTCGAGACCGTCGAGCGTGCGCTCACCGCGGCGAACGAAGAAATCAGCATCCCGCCGCAGCGGGGCGATGCGCATGCGTTGATCGGCGAGAGCCCGGCCATGCGCGAAGTGTTCCGGCTTATCGGACGCGTCGCCGCCAGCGATCTCAACGTGTTGATCACCGGCGAGACCGGCACCGGCAAGGAACTGGTCGCGCGTGCACTGCACGAAGAGAGCGCGCGTGCGGGCAAACCGTATGTCGCGTTGAACACGGCGGCCATTCCGGCCGACCTGCTCGAGAGCGAGCTGTTCGGCCACGAGGCGGGCGCATTCACGGGCGCCACCCGGCGCGTGGCGGGACGCTTCGAGCAGGCCGACGCCGGCACGCTGTTCCTCGATGAGATCGGCGACATGCCGCTCGGCCTGCAGACCCGCCTGCTGCGCGTGCTCGCCGGTGGCGAGTTCTACCGCGTGGGCGGTCGCGAGCTGATGCACGGGAACGTGCGCATCATCGCCGCTACCCACCAGGACCTGGATGCCCGCGTCGCACAGGGCCTGTTTCGTGCGGACCTCAAGCACCGGCTCGATGTCGTCCGCATTCCGTTGCCGTCGTTGCGCGAGCGGCGCGGCGACATCCCCCTGCTGGCGCGGCATTTCCTCGCCCAGGCGTCCACCGAACTGAACCTGCCGTCCAAGCGTTTCTCGCGTGGTGCGATGAAGCTCGTCGAGCAACGCGACTACCCGGGCAACGTGCGCGAACTGGAGAACCTCTGCCGCCGCCTCGCCGTGGTGGCACCGGGCGTGGAGATCCAGGCGGCCGACCTTGGCGCCTTGCCCGCGCGTGCCACGCGTAGCGGCGAGTGGACCGAGGCCTTGCGTACCTGGGCGCAGGATGCGCTGGCACAGGGCGAGATCGACATCCACGCCCGCGCCCGCGATGCGCTCGACAAAACCTTGCTGCAAGCCGCGCTGATCGCCAACGACGGTCATCGCCAGCAGGCCGCGATCGCCCTGGGTGTCGGCCGCAACACGCTCACGCGTAAACTCGGCGCATCGCGCAAACGACGCCCTTCGACGGACCTGACATGA
- a CDS encoding GNAT family N-acetyltransferase — MSIEVRRATAADADAIAGWNIAMAWETEEKQLDPETIGRGVRAVFGEPRRGFYLVAEQDGVPVGCLMVTYEWSDWRCGDFWWVQSVYVAPEARRGGVFRALYAEVKALAESAGAVGVRLYVETENARAQATYGGLGMERCHYYMYEQMLT, encoded by the coding sequence ATGAGTATTGAAGTACGCCGCGCCACGGCGGCCGACGCGGATGCCATCGCCGGCTGGAACATCGCGATGGCGTGGGAAACCGAAGAAAAGCAGCTGGACCCGGAGACGATCGGACGCGGCGTGCGCGCGGTGTTCGGCGAGCCAAGGCGTGGGTTTTATCTCGTCGCGGAGCAGGACGGCGTGCCGGTGGGCTGCCTGATGGTCACCTACGAGTGGAGCGACTGGCGATGCGGCGACTTCTGGTGGGTGCAGAGTGTCTACGTGGCACCGGAAGCGCGGCGCGGTGGGGTGTTCCGGGCACTGTATGCCGAGGTGAAGGCCTTGGCGGAAAGCGCGGGTGCGGTCGGCGTGCGGCTATATGTCGAGACGGAGAACGCGCGTGCGCAGGCGACGTATGGCGGGCTGGGGATGGAACGCTGCCATTACTACATGTACGAGCAGATGCTCACCTGA
- a CDS encoding EAL domain-containing protein, with protein sequence MHHPAPPDEHAAEDWPAFLLARAPAMIAYVGLDGCLRYASPAYRAWMGIGDDVAVAGRRLEELVPDDLYARIEPGITAALAGHPVISDRELRREHAHRYAQASFSPDADEHGTVRGAFVVLADISDRHALEARLKESERRFAQAFRHAAIGMALVLPDGRWLQVNNAVCSMLGYSEDELLALTFQDITHPDDLATDLGLTMQVLSGERASFHMEKRYVHRAGHIVHVMLTVSLVRDEHGEPIYFVSQIQDITERKAFEDALFRERELAEVTLKSIGDAVITTDPDLIVTSLNPIAEAMTGWSSHEAVGRSMDDVFQLRDPLTRRPIVNPLRTAVQKNTIIGLTTDAILLHRNGFDSPIEDSAAPIHDHAGNVVGGVVVFHDVSETRALALKMAHLAHHDTLTGLPNRALLQSRMEFAVTVANRRKQRAALLFVDIDHFKQINDSLGHAAGDALLQEVARRIRSAVRSDDTVSRLGGDEFVVLLPHVEDATQASDVAEKVLEACNEAIGLDASALAISFSIGISLYPDDAFDAESMLRNADAAMYEAKMQGRNGYRFFNPSMNERNTLRVRIEVELRKALARNELSLHYQPKVDVELGTIVGAEALLRWQVDGQDIYTPEQFIPVAEDCGLIVPIGEWALREACRQTHLWSQSYRPLSVSVNVSALQFQHTRFFESLQGILVETGLHPTLLELEVTERTVMEGGDHIAELLHRIKAQGVSLSLDDFGTGYCSLSYLKHFPVDTLKIDRAFIRDVAWDNDSAAIVSAIIAMGKGMNKMVLAEGVESVEQANFLGNAGCALMQGFLFGRAVPAREFEQRVAQVDSGLTVTV encoded by the coding sequence ATGCACCACCCGGCCCCACCCGACGAGCATGCCGCCGAAGACTGGCCGGCGTTCCTGCTGGCCCGCGCGCCCGCGATGATCGCCTACGTCGGGCTCGATGGGTGTCTGCGCTACGCCAGCCCCGCGTACCGGGCATGGATGGGCATCGGCGATGATGTCGCCGTAGCGGGCCGCCGGCTGGAAGAGCTCGTGCCGGACGACCTTTACGCCCGGATCGAACCGGGCATCACCGCCGCCCTCGCCGGTCACCCGGTGATCTCCGATCGCGAATTGCGGCGCGAGCACGCGCATCGCTACGCGCAGGCCAGTTTCTCGCCGGATGCCGACGAACACGGCACGGTCCGTGGCGCCTTCGTCGTGCTGGCCGACATCTCCGACCGGCATGCCCTCGAAGCGCGACTGAAGGAAAGCGAACGCCGCTTCGCCCAGGCCTTCCGCCACGCAGCGATCGGCATGGCGCTGGTGTTGCCCGACGGCCGCTGGCTGCAGGTGAACAACGCGGTATGCAGCATGCTCGGCTACAGCGAGGACGAACTGCTCGCGCTCACGTTCCAGGACATCACCCATCCGGACGACCTCGCCACCGACCTCGGCCTGACCATGCAGGTGCTGTCCGGCGAACGGGCGTCGTTCCACATGGAAAAGCGCTACGTGCACCGCGCAGGGCACATCGTGCACGTGATGCTGACCGTGTCGCTGGTGCGCGACGAGCACGGCGAACCGATCTACTTCGTCTCGCAGATCCAGGACATCACCGAACGCAAGGCCTTCGAAGACGCGCTGTTCCGCGAGCGCGAACTGGCCGAGGTGACCCTGAAGTCGATCGGCGACGCGGTGATCACCACCGATCCCGACCTGATCGTCACCTCGCTCAATCCGATCGCCGAAGCGATGACCGGCTGGAGCAGCCACGAAGCCGTCGGCCGTTCGATGGACGATGTGTTCCAGCTGCGCGATCCGTTGACCCGCCGGCCGATCGTCAATCCGCTGCGGACGGCGGTGCAGAAGAACACCATCATCGGCCTGACCACCGATGCGATCCTGCTGCACCGGAACGGTTTCGACAGCCCGATCGAAGACTCGGCCGCACCGATCCACGACCATGCCGGCAACGTCGTCGGGGGCGTGGTGGTCTTCCACGACGTGAGCGAGACGCGTGCGCTCGCCCTGAAGATGGCCCACCTCGCCCACCACGACACGCTGACCGGCCTGCCCAACCGGGCGCTGCTGCAGTCGCGCATGGAGTTCGCGGTAACCGTGGCTAACCGCCGGAAACAACGCGCGGCGCTGTTGTTCGTCGACATCGATCACTTCAAGCAGATCAACGATTCGCTGGGCCACGCCGCGGGCGATGCCCTGCTGCAGGAAGTCGCCCGGCGGATCCGCTCCGCCGTGCGTTCCGACGATACCGTCAGCCGCCTTGGCGGCGATGAGTTCGTCGTGTTGCTGCCGCACGTGGAAGACGCCACGCAGGCGTCGGACGTCGCGGAGAAGGTGCTCGAAGCCTGCAACGAAGCGATCGGCCTGGACGCGTCGGCGCTGGCGATCAGTTTCAGCATCGGCATCAGCCTGTATCCGGACGATGCGTTCGACGCGGAGTCCATGCTGCGCAACGCGGATGCCGCGATGTACGAGGCGAAGATGCAGGGCCGCAATGGCTATCGCTTCTTCAACCCGAGCATGAACGAGCGCAACACCTTGCGTGTCCGCATCGAAGTGGAGCTGCGCAAGGCGCTGGCGCGTAACGAGCTGAGCCTGCACTACCAGCCCAAGGTCGACGTCGAGCTGGGCACCATCGTCGGTGCGGAGGCGCTGCTGCGCTGGCAGGTGGACGGCCAGGATATCTACACGCCGGAACAGTTCATCCCGGTGGCCGAAGACTGCGGCCTGATCGTGCCGATCGGCGAATGGGCCCTGCGCGAAGCCTGCCGGCAGACCCACCTGTGGTCACAGTCGTACCGGCCGCTGTCGGTGTCGGTGAACGTGTCGGCGCTGCAGTTCCAGCACACGCGCTTCTTCGAATCGCTGCAGGGCATCCTGGTCGAGACCGGCCTGCACCCGACCCTGCTCGAACTGGAAGTCACCGAACGCACGGTGATGGAAGGTGGCGACCATATCGCCGAGCTGCTGCACCGGATCAAGGCCCAGGGCGTGTCGCTCAGCCTGGACGACTTCGGCACCGGCTACTGCAGCCTGTCGTACCTGAAGCACTTCCCGGTGGACACGCTGAAGATCGACCGCGCCTTCATCCGCGACGTGGCCTGGGACAACGACAGCGCCGCCATCGTCAGCGCCATCATCGCGATGGGCAAGGGCATGAACAAGATGGTGCTCGCCGAAGGCGTGGAAAGCGTCGAGCAAGCCAACTTCCTCGGCAACGCCGGCTGCGCCCTGATGCAAGGCTTCCTGTTCGGCCGCGCCGTCCCTGCCCGCGAATTCGAACAACGCGTCGCCCAGGTCGACAGCGGCCTGACCGTCACCGTGTAG
- a CDS encoding acetyl-CoA C-acetyltransferase — protein MEKTQKRVGVVGGVRIPFCRNNTAYADVGNFGMSVKVLGSLVEKFGLHGVELGEVAMGAVIRHSSDWNVAREAVLSSGLKATTPGITTARACGTSLDNAIIIANKIAAGQIDAGIAGGSDTTSDVPIVYGQKFRKRLLALNRAKTLKEKLQVATRGFSFKELKPSFPGVAEPRTGKSMGDHCEMMAKEWHIGRVEQDELALASHRKLGAAYDAGFFDDLVVPFRGLKRDGFLRPDTTLEKLASLKPAFDKTSGQGTLTAGNSTGLSDGAAAVLLASDEWAAERGLSIQAYFLDAEVSAVDFVHGEGLLMAPTVAVPRMLKRHGLTLQDFDFYEIHEAFAAQVLCTLRAWESDDYCRNRLGLDGPLGSIDPAKLNVNGSSLAAGHPFAATGARIVAALAKMLEQKGSGRGLISICTAGGMGVTAILERP, from the coding sequence ATGGAAAAGACGCAAAAGCGCGTGGGTGTGGTCGGCGGCGTCCGCATTCCCTTCTGCCGCAACAACACCGCGTACGCCGATGTCGGCAACTTCGGCATGTCGGTCAAGGTGCTCGGCTCGCTGGTTGAGAAGTTCGGCCTGCATGGCGTGGAGCTGGGCGAAGTGGCCATGGGGGCGGTGATCCGCCACTCCTCGGACTGGAACGTGGCCCGCGAAGCGGTGCTGTCGTCCGGCCTGAAGGCGACCACGCCCGGGATCACCACGGCGCGCGCCTGCGGCACCTCGCTGGACAACGCGATCATCATCGCCAACAAGATCGCAGCCGGGCAGATCGATGCCGGCATCGCCGGTGGCTCGGATACGACCAGCGACGTGCCGATCGTCTACGGGCAGAAATTCCGCAAGCGCCTGCTGGCGCTGAATCGCGCGAAGACGCTGAAGGAAAAGCTTCAGGTCGCCACGCGCGGTTTCTCGTTCAAGGAACTGAAGCCGTCGTTCCCCGGCGTGGCCGAGCCGCGCACCGGCAAGTCGATGGGCGACCACTGCGAGATGATGGCGAAGGAGTGGCACATCGGCCGCGTCGAGCAGGACGAGCTGGCCCTGGCCAGCCATCGCAAGCTCGGCGCCGCCTACGATGCCGGCTTCTTCGACGACCTGGTGGTGCCATTCCGCGGGCTGAAGCGCGATGGCTTCCTGCGTCCGGATACCACGCTGGAGAAGCTGGCCTCGCTGAAGCCGGCGTTCGACAAGACCTCCGGCCAGGGCACGCTGACCGCGGGCAACTCCACCGGCCTGTCCGATGGCGCCGCCGCCGTGCTGCTGGCCAGCGACGAGTGGGCCGCAGAGCGTGGCCTGTCGATCCAGGCGTATTTCCTCGATGCCGAGGTCTCGGCGGTCGACTTCGTGCACGGCGAAGGCCTGCTGATGGCGCCGACCGTCGCGGTCCCGCGCATGCTCAAGCGCCACGGGCTGACCTTGCAGGATTTCGATTTCTACGAAATCCACGAGGCGTTCGCCGCGCAGGTGTTGTGCACGTTGCGTGCATGGGAATCCGACGATTATTGTCGCAACCGGCTGGGCCTCGATGGCCCGCTGGGATCGATCGATCCGGCGAAGCTCAACGTCAACGGTTCCAGCCTCGCGGCGGGTCACCCCTTCGCGGCCACGGGTGCGCGCATCGTCGCCGCCCTGGCAAAGATGCTGGAACAGAAGGGATCCGGCCGTGGCCTGATCTCTATCTGCACCGCGGGTGGCATGGGCGTCACGGCGATCCTCGAACGACCCTGA
- a CDS encoding energy transducer TonB — protein sequence MFALRTSTSLSALGLVLGIAGTTWLTALTYERAPATRRLAEIAMPGTAPALLAKTIGDRPSSPTPPERLRVRAVVDLAARPLVHHPVAAAAAPVEAAQAREPLVPVYMPSPRYPIAALRAHREGQVVLSVTVTPQGDVTAVSVGRSSGDTELDRSAEDAVRNWRFAAATDGRPPRYTSDLPIRFEITDPL from the coding sequence ATGTTTGCACTGCGTACCAGCACTTCCCTCAGCGCGCTCGGCCTCGTCCTTGGCATCGCCGGCACGACCTGGCTGACCGCGCTCACGTACGAGCGCGCCCCCGCCACGCGTCGCCTGGCGGAGATCGCCATGCCCGGTACGGCGCCGGCGTTGCTCGCGAAGACGATCGGCGACCGGCCTTCGTCGCCGACGCCGCCCGAACGCCTGCGCGTACGCGCCGTCGTCGATCTCGCGGCACGTCCGCTGGTGCACCATCCGGTGGCCGCGGCTGCGGCGCCGGTCGAAGCCGCACAGGCCAGGGAGCCGCTGGTGCCGGTCTACATGCCGTCGCCGCGTTATCCGATCGCCGCGCTACGCGCCCATCGCGAAGGCCAGGTGGTGTTGAGCGTCACGGTCACGCCGCAGGGCGATGTCACCGCGGTATCGGTCGGCCGCTCCAGCGGCGACACCGAGCTGGACCGCTCCGCCGAAGACGCCGTGCGCAACTGGCGCTTCGCCGCCGCCACCGACGGCCGCCCCCCGCGCTACACCTCCGACCTCCCCATCCGCTTCGAAATCACCGACCCCCTGTAG
- a CDS encoding phospholipase D family protein: MRRLLMLIVLAASLASGGCSLSPARIQKADAVVALTIDRQSTCAADDHCAIASPLVDAAREANAASTADKPVHVATLLEDGETALAARINLIRAARQSIDVQTYIWEQDDAGKLVLDELVAAARRGVHVRILADQLFSFRDPGLLAGLARASQDMEIRLYNPTFSSAKTPPLEFAAGIVCCFFRFNQRMHNKLLVVDDLVGITGGRNYEDRYFDWDPEFDYVDRDVMIGGPAAKAMGASFDQFWNHKRAVALTHLRDVNSELVSDTDDTKRWAVPSYDAPERVAEVIDHALDPAWLDERIVRNTLRLNRVEYLSDLPGKTDEPKRRESRALTRHIMGLVRNAKREVVLQTPYLVMSRPAKKIFSNLHQLPDPPRVVVSTNSLASTDAFAVYAMSYKHRKRYLTDYGFEIYEMKPHPSNADRDALDNWGLDVPSPPINREVGSAGGSTGSALGGSGSGSGSDGRRRGRPGVSNGPSESTGFLSAGRRYGPGARHRPAPLLTEGVRFGLHAKSIVVDDTFAMVGTHNFDPRSDHYNTESGVIIYDKRFSDRLRESIMQDTEPGNAWVIGPRQKTIPVLAEVNEFIGDVSERLPFFDLWPFRYATSYELKPGCIPMRWTDPRFFECYEPVGDFPEVDVSLKLIYTRMITAFGSASSGIL; encoded by the coding sequence ATGCGCCGCCTCCTCATGCTCATCGTCCTTGCCGCCTCGCTCGCTTCCGGCGGCTGTTCGCTGTCGCCTGCGCGCATCCAGAAGGCCGACGCCGTGGTCGCCCTGACCATCGATCGGCAGTCGACCTGTGCCGCCGACGACCACTGCGCCATCGCCTCGCCGCTGGTGGATGCCGCGCGCGAGGCGAACGCCGCGTCCACCGCCGACAAGCCGGTGCACGTCGCCACCCTGCTCGAGGACGGCGAGACCGCGCTGGCCGCCCGGATCAACCTGATCCGCGCCGCCCGCCAGTCGATCGATGTGCAGACCTACATCTGGGAGCAGGACGACGCCGGCAAGTTGGTGCTCGACGAGCTGGTCGCCGCCGCCCGGCGTGGCGTGCACGTGCGGATCCTGGCCGACCAGCTGTTCTCGTTCCGCGACCCCGGCTTGCTGGCCGGGCTGGCGCGGGCCAGCCAGGACATGGAAATCCGCCTGTACAACCCAACCTTCTCCAGCGCGAAGACCCCGCCGCTGGAGTTCGCCGCCGGCATCGTCTGCTGCTTCTTCCGCTTCAACCAGCGCATGCACAACAAGTTGCTGGTGGTCGACGACCTGGTCGGCATCACCGGTGGGCGTAACTACGAAGACCGTTACTTCGACTGGGACCCGGAATTCGACTACGTCGATCGTGACGTCATGATCGGCGGCCCGGCGGCGAAGGCCATGGGCGCCAGCTTCGACCAGTTCTGGAACCACAAGCGCGCCGTGGCGCTGACCCACCTGCGCGACGTCAACAGCGAACTGGTGTCGGACACGGATGACACGAAGCGCTGGGCGGTGCCCAGTTACGACGCACCGGAACGGGTGGCCGAGGTCATCGACCACGCGCTGGACCCCGCGTGGCTCGACGAGCGCATCGTGCGCAACACGCTTCGCCTCAACCGGGTCGAATACCTTTCGGACCTGCCGGGCAAGACCGACGAGCCCAAGCGCAGGGAGTCGCGCGCACTGACCCGCCACATCATGGGCCTGGTGCGCAACGCGAAGCGCGAGGTGGTACTGCAGACGCCTTACCTCGTGATGAGCAGGCCGGCGAAGAAGATCTTCTCGAACCTGCACCAGTTGCCCGATCCACCACGCGTGGTCGTCTCGACCAACTCGCTCGCGTCCACCGATGCCTTCGCCGTGTACGCCATGTCGTACAAGCACCGTAAGCGTTATCTCACCGACTACGGCTTCGAGATTTACGAGATGAAGCCGCATCCGTCGAACGCGGACCGCGATGCGCTGGATAACTGGGGCCTCGACGTCCCCTCGCCGCCGATCAACCGCGAGGTGGGTTCAGCGGGTGGCTCGACGGGTAGTGCGCTCGGCGGCTCGGGCAGTGGCTCGGGCAGCGATGGACGTCGGCGCGGCCGGCCCGGCGTGTCGAACGGGCCCTCGGAATCGACCGGCTTCCTCTCGGCGGGTCGCCGGTATGGTCCGGGCGCGCGGCATCGGCCGGCGCCGTTGCTGACCGAAGGCGTGCGCTTTGGCCTGCATGCGAAGTCGATCGTCGTCGACGACACCTTCGCCATGGTCGGCACGCACAATTTCGATCCGCGCTCGGACCACTACAACACCGAGTCGGGCGTGATCATTTACGACAAGCGCTTCTCCGACCGCCTGCGCGAATCGATCATGCAGGACACCGAACCCGGCAATGCGTGGGTGATCGGGCCGCGGCAGAAGACGATCCCCGTGCTGGCGGAAGTGAACGAGTTTATTGGCGACGTGTCGGAGCGGTTGCCGTTCTTCGACCTGTGGCCGTTCCGCTATGCGACGAGCTATGAGCTGAAGCCGGGGTGTATTCCGATGCGCTGGACTGATCCGCGTTTCTTTGAATGCTATGAGCCGGTGGGCGACTTTCCGGAAGTGGATGTGTCGTTGAAGCTGATTTATACGCGGATGATTACGGCGTTTGGGTCGGCGTCGTCCGGGATCCTGTGA